In a genomic window of Gossypium arboreum isolate Shixiya-1 chromosome 9, ASM2569848v2, whole genome shotgun sequence:
- the LOC108454135 gene encoding uncharacterized protein LOC108454135: protein MILPFPLKNLIRVLIPFQISSLFFKKASLLLLLLIILFLAFFSFDFSSSNLCKKNQKKPKYLIPSKSTMRIHPLPKKRNITIQYEMNPRTTRSQAETLLTGGSNKKLRRLPHIFSRVLELPFRSDADVAVEESPDCFKFVAETDGMIGDVVRAHTVEIHPGVTKIVIRSSSLVDFGLLDDLELDMWRFRLPETTRPELASAVYEDGELIVTVPKGGEVENLEDGGGGDELRGGMGNGNNNNNNNNRLVLVQ from the coding sequence ATGATTCTACCTTTTCCACTCAAAAACTTGATCAGGGTTTTGATTCCTTTCCAAATCTCTTCACTTTTCTTCAAGAAAGCATCTTTGTTGTTGTTGCTATTAATAATCTTGTTCCTCGCCTTCTTCTCCTTTGATTTCAGTTCTTCAAATCTTTGTAAAAAAAACCAGAAGAAACCCAAATATTTAATACCCTCAAAGAGCACCATGAGGATCCATCCGTTGCCGAAGAAAAGAAACATCACCATCCAATACGAGATGAACCCAAGGACCACAAGGTCTCAAGCTGAGACCTTGTTGACCGGCGGGTCCAACAAGAAGCTCCGGAGGTTACCCCACATCTTCAGCCGCGTCCTCGAGCTGCCTTTTAGGTCGGATGCAGACGTGGCGGTGGAGGAAAGCCCTGACTGTTTCAAGTTCGTGGCGGAGACGGATGGGATGATCGGCGATGTCGTGAGGGCTCATACAGTTGAAATCCATCCTGGGGTTACTAAGATTGTGATTAGGTCGAGCAGTTTGGTGGATTTTGGTTTGCTGGATGATTTGGAGCTTGATATGTGGCGGTTCAGGCTGCCGGAGACGACACGGCCGGAGCTGGCGAGTGCTGTTTACGAGGATGGGGAGCTAATTGTGACGGTGCCCAAGGGAGGTGAAGTGGAGAATTTGGAGGACGGTGGTGGTGGTGACGAATTGAGAGGAGGCATGGGAAATGgtaataacaacaataataacaataataggcTTGTTCTTGTACAGTAA